In Ailuropoda melanoleuca isolate Jingjing chromosome X, ASM200744v2, whole genome shotgun sequence, a single genomic region encodes these proteins:
- the AWAT1 gene encoding acyl-CoA wax alcohol acyltransferase 1: protein MPCFKQPTHFQSLILLQWPLSYLALFWILQPLFIYLLFTSLWPLPVLYFTWFFLDWKTPEQGGRRSAWVRNWCAWTHIRDYFPITILKTKDLSPEHNYLMGVHPHGLLTFGAFCNFCTEATGFSKIFPGITSHLATLSWFFKIPFIREYLMAKGVCSVSQPAIDYLLSHGTGNLVGIVVGGVGEALQSVPNTTTLILQKRKGFVRTALQHGAHLVPTFTFGETEVYDQVQFHEDSWMYKFQSCFRRIFGFYFCVFHGRGFCQDSSGLLPYSLPIVTVVGEPLPLPKIEKPSQEMVDKYHALYMDALCKLFDQHKTQYGCSETQKLLFL, encoded by the exons ATGCCTTGTTTCAAGCAGCCTACACACTTCCAGAGTCTGATACTTCTGCAATGGCCCTTGAGCTACCTTGCCTTAT TTTGGATCTTGCAGCCATTGTTCATTTACTTGCTGTTTACATCCCTGTGGCCACTGCCAGTGCTTTACTTTACCTGGTTTTTCCTGGACTGGAAGACCCCAGAGCAAG GTGGCAGGCGTTCAGCCTGGGTAAGGAACTGGTGTGCCTGGACCCACATAAGGGACTATTTCCCCATTACG ATCCTGAAGACTAAAGACCTGTCGCCTGAGCACAACTACCTCATGGGGGTTCACCCTCATGGCCTCTTGACCTTTGGAGCCTTCTGCAACTTCTGCACTGAAGCCACAGGCTTCTCGAAGATCTTCCCAGGCATTACTTCCCACTTGGCCACACTGTCCTGGTTCTTCAAGATCCCCTTTATTAGGGAGTACCTCATGGCCAAAG GTGTGTGCTCCGTGAGTCAGCCAGCAATCGACTACCTGCTAAGCCACGGCACTGGCAACCTTGTGGGCATTGTAGTAGGAGGGGTTGGAGAGGCCCTGCAAAGTGTGCCCAACACCACCACGCTCATCCTCCAGAAGCGCAAGGGGTTTGTGCGCACAGCCCTCCAGCATGG GGCTCATCTGGTCCCCACCTTCActtttggagaaactgaggtataTGATCAGGTGCAATTCCATGAGGACAGCTGGATGTACAAGTTCCAGAGCTGCTTCCGCAGAatctttggtttctatttttgtgtcttccaTGGAAGAGGCTTCTGCCAAGATTCCAGTGGGCTCCTGCCATACTCACTGCCTATCGTCACTGTGG TCGGGGAGCCTCTGCCACTGCCCAAAATTGAAAAACCAAGCCAGGAAATGGTGGACAAATACCATGCACTCTATATGGATGCCCTGTGCAAACTGTTTGATCAGCATAAAACCCAGTATGGCTGCTCAGAGACCCAAAAGCTGCTTTTCCTGTGA